One Nicotiana sylvestris chromosome 12, ASM39365v2, whole genome shotgun sequence genomic window carries:
- the LOC104248648 gene encoding auxin response factor 18-like, with protein MITSMEEEDKWLDSKFWHACAGNMVELPAVNSIVFYFPQGHAEHACGNVEFRSEIRIPSYVPCRVSGIKYMADQENDEVFAKIRMTPVSSNEVENVDDGVVAKSGLDNDQEKPTSFAKTLTQSDANNGGGFSVPRYCADTIFPRLDYSADPPVQTLLAKDVHGKTWKFRHIYRGTPRRHLLTTGWTTFVNSKKLVAGDSIVFLRAENGDVCVGIRRVKKGIADEHDTSFVAPYGGFSAFLRHDENKLMKRGKVKVESVIEAANLAASGQPFEVTFYPRASTPEFFVKASRVEAALQVRWCSGMRFKMAFENEDSTMSWFMGTICSVQVADPIRWTDSPWRLLQVTWDEPDLLQHVKCVNPWLVELVSNMPTVHFSPLSPPQKKPRLLQRSDFPLNCHLPMPGFPDNHFLPNDSPAGMQGARHTQYGFSLSDLHFNKLHSSPFPVGFPPLDHAAATPSPSNSTLIPKPSSSNDMSCLLTLGSSTETATKSDCDKAPQLVLFGQPIFTEQQISLSSSGDTVSPVCARASSSDGNADKIGNISDESAFTFDHHGLSEQNVEIGHCKVFIESEDVGLTLELSVLGSYEALHKKLSNIFGIKIPEMLNRVLYRDITGAVKQLGDEPFSDFVKTARRLTILTDASSVGARE; from the exons GTTCCTTGTAGAGTTTCGGGTATTAAATACATGGCAGATCAAGAAAATGATGAGGTTTTTGCCAAAATTAGGATGACACCTGTTAGTAGTAATGAGGTTGAAAATGTTGATGATGGGGTGGTTGCGAAAAGCGGGTTGGATAATGATCAGGAAAAACCCACTTCATTCGCAAAGACATTAACGCAATCAGATGCGAATAATGGTGGGGGGTTTTCTGTTCCAAGGTATTGTGCAGATACAATCTTTCCTCGTTTGGACTACTCTGCAGATCCTCCTGTCCAGACCTTATTAGCGAAGGATGTTCACGGGAAGACATGGAAATTCAGACATATTTACCGAGGGACACCTAGGCGTCATCTTTTAACTACCGGTTGGACTACTTTTGTGAATTCAAAAAAGCTCGTTGCGGGGGATTCCATTGTGTTCCTGAGGGCTGAAAATGGGGATGTTTGTGTGGGCATTCGCCGAGTAAAGAAGGGAATTGCAGATGAACATGATACTTCTTTCGTGGCACCATACGGAGGGTTTTCCGCTTTTCTCAGGCATGATGAGAATAAGTTAATGAAGAGGGGAAAAGTGAAGGTGGAATCAGTTATTGAAGCTGCAAATCTTGCAGCTAGTGGACAGCCCTTTGAGGTTACTTTCTACCCCCGAGCTAGCACTCCAGAGTTCTTTGTGAAGGCCTCACGTGTGGAGGCGGCATTGCAGGTCCGTTGGTGCTCGGGGATGAGGTTCAAGATGGCGTTCGAAAATGAAGACTCAACGATGAGCTGGTTCATGGGAACTATATGTTCTGTTCAGGTTGCTGATCCCATTCGATGGACAGATTCGCCCTGGCGGCTTCTTCAG GTGACATGGGACGAGCCAGATCTGCTTCAACATGTAAAGTGTGTCAACCCATGGCTTGTGGAATTAGTCTCGAACATGCCCACCGTCCACTTTTCTCCCCTCTCACCCCCACAGAAGAAACCTCGATTACTTCAACGTTCAGATTTTCCTCTTAACTGTCATCTACCTATGCCGGGTTTTCCCGACAACCACTTTCTTCCCAACGATTCCCCTGCTGGCATGCAGGGAGCCAGGCATACCCAATATGGTTTCTCATTATCAGATCTCCACTTCAATAAGCTGCATTCAAGTCCGTTTCCTGTCGGTTTTCCACCACTTGATCATGCTGCTGCAACCCCTAGTCCCTCCAATAGTACATTAATTCCCAAGCCAAGTAGCAGCAATGATATGTCTTGTTTACTAACACTTGGAAGTTCTACCGAAACAGCGACTAAATCTGATTGTGACAAAGCACCACAACTTGTACTCTTTGGTCAACCCATATTTACTGAACAGCAGATCTCTCTAAGCAGCTCAGGAGATACGGTTTCTCCTGTTTGTGCAAGGGCTAGTTCTTCAGATGGGAATGCAGATAAAATAGGGAACATATCCGATGAATCGGCTTTTACGTTTGATCATCATGGTCTATCTGAGCAAAATGTAGAGATTGGACACTGTAAAGTTTTCATAGAATCAGAAGATGTAGGACTAACACTGGAACTATCAGTGCTGGGATCGTACGAGGCGTTACACAAGAAGTTGTCCAATATATTTGGCATTAAAATTCCGGAGATGCTTAATCGTGTGCTTTACCGAGATATCACCGGTGCGGTGAAGCAACTTGGTGATGAACCATTTAG TGACTTTGTGAAAACAGCACGAAGGTTAACAATTTTAACGGATGCAAGCAGCGTAGGAGCTAGGGAGTAG